The Panicum virgatum strain AP13 chromosome 5K, P.virgatum_v5, whole genome shotgun sequence genome has a window encoding:
- the LOC120709738 gene encoding uncharacterized protein LOC120709738: protein MSRSERLQRWREEEEESDEDDIIFLGAMLAALKRKKNKKKFRGSLPGRHNVPRDILGGHKKIYWDYFADKPVYNEKHFRRRYRMSRVLFLRIVAAVEAHDEYFRQKADAVGRMSASAIQKVVAPFLMLAHGVSADFLDDRSEWVKAP from the coding sequence ATGTCGAGGTCCGAGAGGCTTCAGCGGTggcgggaggaagaggaggaatccGATGAAGATGATATCATCTTCCTTGGTGCTATGCTTGCGGcattgaagaggaagaagaacaagaaaaagtttCGCGGATCTTTGCCGGGCCGCCACAACGTGCCACGAGATATCCTAGGCGGTCACAAGAAGATTTACTGGGATTACTTCGCTGACAAGCCTGTTTACAACGAAAAGCATTTCAGAAGGAGGTATCGGATGTCAAGGGTACTTTTCTTGAGGATAGTAGCTGCAGTTGAGGCTCATGACGAGTATTTCCGCCAAAAGGCTGATGCAGTGGGTCGTATGAGTGCATCTGCAATTCAGAAGGTTGTTGCACCCTTTCTGATGCTTGCACATGGTGTGTCAGCTGATTTCTTGGATGATCGGTCAGAATGGGTGAAAGCACCATAA